From a single Calditrichota bacterium genomic region:
- the alr gene encoding alanine racemase, whose amino-acid sequence MHSNALRDLRPAWVEVDLDAIAHNTRAVKGLLTKSKLLAIVKADGYGCGAVQVARIMVANGADKLGVVLLDEAIELRRAGIQAPILNVGGILPEHAHLAVEYDIEQAVTSTAVAEALSGAALAAGKQVAVHLKVDTGMSRWGVRFDQAPAWIAQVARLPGLRCEGVFTHFAMSDALDKSFTELQLWRFQQVRRQVEAQGIHVPTWHAANSGAILDLPQAHLDMVRCGLLLYGYYPSPDVNMPLVLKPAMAVKARIMQVRSIARGDTVGYGRRYMAEGQERIAVLQIGYADGYDRGLRNVGTVLIRGKRAPIVGGLCMDACFVRVDAVGEVHVGEVVTLMGRDGEEEISPHDIADAIGSVSYEVMARFGSRLPRVYLRDGRPVSVKSLVTGFKEAGLNGDEQGPATARSQEELR is encoded by the coding sequence ATGCACAGTAACGCACTTCGCGATCTCCGTCCGGCTTGGGTTGAAGTCGACTTGGATGCCATTGCCCACAACACCCGGGCTGTCAAAGGGCTGCTGACGAAGAGTAAGCTTCTGGCAATTGTCAAAGCCGACGGCTATGGCTGCGGCGCCGTGCAGGTGGCGCGGATCATGGTGGCGAACGGTGCCGATAAGCTGGGTGTCGTCCTCCTGGACGAGGCAATCGAATTGCGGCGGGCGGGAATCCAGGCGCCGATTCTCAATGTCGGCGGCATCCTGCCTGAGCATGCGCACCTGGCGGTGGAATACGACATCGAGCAGGCGGTGACCAGCACTGCGGTAGCCGAGGCGTTGTCCGGTGCGGCACTCGCTGCAGGGAAGCAAGTGGCGGTGCACCTGAAGGTTGACACCGGCATGAGCCGCTGGGGTGTGCGGTTCGACCAAGCGCCGGCCTGGATTGCGCAGGTGGCCCGTTTGCCCGGCCTGCGGTGCGAAGGCGTGTTCACCCATTTTGCCATGTCAGACGCCTTGGACAAGAGTTTCACCGAACTACAGCTCTGGCGTTTTCAGCAGGTGCGGCGGCAGGTGGAGGCGCAAGGGATTCACGTGCCCACCTGGCACGCCGCCAACAGCGGCGCCATCTTAGATCTTCCGCAAGCACACCTGGACATGGTCAGATGTGGGCTCTTGCTCTACGGCTACTATCCCTCTCCAGATGTCAACATGCCGCTTGTCCTCAAGCCGGCCATGGCGGTGAAGGCCAGGATCATGCAAGTGCGCTCCATTGCACGCGGCGACACAGTTGGCTACGGGCGCCGCTACATGGCCGAAGGGCAGGAGCGCATTGCCGTCCTGCAGATCGGCTATGCGGATGGCTACGATCGCGGCCTGCGCAACGTGGGAACCGTGCTCATCAGAGGGAAGCGCGCGCCCATCGTCGGAGGCCTCTGCATGGATGCCTGCTTCGTGCGCGTGGATGCGGTGGGCGAGGTGCACGTCGGGGAGGTCGTGACGTTGATGGGAAGGGATGGCGAGGAGGAGATCTCGCCGCATGACATCGCTGATGCCATTGGTTCGGTGTCATATGAGGTCATGGCACGCTTTGGCTCACGGCTGCCACGAGTCTACCTGCGTGATGGCCGGCCAGTCAGCGTGAAGTCGCTGGTCACTGGTTTCAAAGAGGCGGGCCTAAATGGTGACGAACAGGGACCAGCCACAGCAAGATCCCAGGAGGAACTCAGATGA
- a CDS encoding Spy/CpxP family protein refolding chaperone produces MRHTLSIAAAALLVLSALLTGQPAFSQEKPAEGPGLAAMYCHIPNLTDEQKQKIEQLHQAFLKEIQPLRNQLRSERFALMSLKTANNPDQKAINAKIDALAKLRADLEKKQVAHRLQIRNLLTDEQKAVFDARPGCGARWMKAHPGFGKGHPGPMGHPGMKPERCPMHGPEN; encoded by the coding sequence ATGAGACACACCCTCAGCATTGCAGCGGCGGCGCTCCTTGTGCTGTCTGCGCTGCTCACAGGGCAGCCCGCATTCAGCCAGGAGAAACCTGCCGAAGGCCCGGGGCTGGCAGCGATGTATTGCCACATCCCGAACCTCACGGATGAGCAGAAGCAGAAGATCGAACAGCTGCATCAGGCCTTCCTTAAGGAGATCCAGCCGTTGCGCAACCAATTGCGCTCGGAGCGTTTTGCCTTGATGTCGCTGAAGACGGCCAACAATCCCGACCAGAAGGCCATCAACGCCAAGATCGACGCTCTGGCGAAGCTGCGCGCGGACCTCGAGAAGAAGCAGGTAGCCCATCGCCTGCAGATCCGTAACCTGCTCACTGATGAGCAAAAGGCGGTTTTCGACGCCCGCCCGGGATGTGGCGCTCGCTGGATGAAAGCCCATCCAGGCTTTGGCAAGGGACACCCTGGCCCCATGGGACACCCTGGGATGAAGCCAGAGCGATGTCCGATGCACGGACCAGAGAACTGA
- a CDS encoding periplasmic heavy metal sensor, whose translation MRNRWMLVALVFSLTVNLVALVTLAVFWFSKPPQKPVPQARWRSEGRPRFHPEEDEVVTKMVREYLEKAQKEKMSLRAARLQLAELLRQEKPDTAKIMAIIDELASHQAELERLTVRHLLALKPRIGKERLDFLIRMFEERAMEHRGMMRPPREPVSSPPQGGIPGTPEGGERTVPHQRCR comes from the coding sequence ATGCGCAATCGATGGATGCTTGTCGCACTGGTGTTTTCCCTGACGGTCAACTTGGTGGCCTTGGTGACTTTGGCGGTGTTTTGGTTTTCCAAACCGCCGCAGAAGCCCGTGCCGCAGGCTCGCTGGAGAAGCGAAGGCCGGCCACGCTTCCACCCGGAAGAGGACGAGGTCGTGACCAAGATGGTACGAGAATACTTGGAGAAGGCCCAGAAGGAGAAGATGAGCCTCCGTGCGGCGCGGCTGCAACTGGCGGAGCTCTTACGGCAGGAGAAGCCCGACACGGCCAAGATAATGGCCATCATCGACGAGCTCGCGTCACACCAGGCCGAACTGGAGCGCCTCACGGTGCGGCACCTCTTGGCACTGAAGCCAAGGATCGGTAAGGAGCGTTTGGATTTCTTGATTCGTATGTTTGAGGAACGGGCCATGGAGCACAGGGGGATGATGCGCCCACCAAGGGAACCAGTTAGCTCACCGCCTCAGGGAGGGATCCCGGGAACTCCTGAGGGAGGGGAGCGGACGGTTCCACATCAGCGTTGTCGGTAA
- a CDS encoding zf-HC2 domain-containing protein, with protein MTCKKVQRRLSAFLDGELTEELAREVNEHVSRCAVCAGELARVQKVWQLLGSLPPVQAPPFFATRVLAQVRARRRSLLERLGELAVARPLLPMAVSVGILAGALLGSWLGSWITGGYRHGSETLVTQVATEFESFDDLPPGSLSEAYVTLASANNIK; from the coding sequence ATGACCTGTAAGAAAGTACAACGTCGCTTGTCAGCATTCCTGGATGGGGAGCTGACTGAGGAGCTGGCCCGCGAAGTGAATGAGCACGTGAGCCGATGCGCGGTGTGTGCCGGCGAGTTGGCACGCGTGCAGAAGGTGTGGCAGCTTCTGGGCAGCTTGCCGCCGGTACAAGCACCGCCGTTCTTCGCCACGCGCGTTTTGGCGCAGGTGAGGGCACGACGCCGGAGCCTGCTGGAGCGGCTTGGCGAGCTGGCGGTGGCGCGGCCGTTGCTCCCCATGGCGGTCTCGGTGGGCATTCTGGCCGGCGCGCTTCTCGGCAGCTGGCTGGGCAGTTGGATCACCGGCGGCTACCGGCATGGAAGTGAGACGCTTGTCACTCAGGTCGCCACCGAGTTCGAGAGCTTCGACGATTTGCCTCCTGGTTCGCTGAGCGAGGCATACGTCACTTTGGCCTCGGCGAACAACATCAAATAG
- a CDS encoding sigma-70 family RNA polymerase sigma factor, translating to MDDAALVEQFRKGDVGAFEELVRRYQDKVMATCVRMLGNHADAEDAAQEVFVKVYDALPRFDPRAKFSTWLYRISMNHCLNVLRARKVRRFFSLQRTEPEADGYLPPAQRDPGPGPDGAVEQEERGRALWKAIDSLPESQKVATVLARFGNLSYAEIAEVMETTVSAVESILHRAKRRLYRELSHLLEEGPQV from the coding sequence ATGGACGATGCGGCTCTGGTAGAGCAATTCCGCAAGGGCGATGTTGGCGCCTTTGAGGAGTTGGTGCGTCGTTACCAGGACAAGGTCATGGCTACCTGCGTGCGCATGCTTGGCAACCATGCCGATGCCGAGGATGCTGCCCAGGAGGTGTTTGTCAAGGTCTACGACGCCTTGCCGCGTTTTGACCCCCGCGCAAAGTTCTCTACCTGGCTCTACCGTATCAGCATGAACCACTGTTTGAATGTTCTGCGGGCGCGGAAGGTGAGACGGTTCTTTTCGCTGCAGCGGACAGAACCCGAGGCCGACGGCTACCTGCCACCGGCACAGCGTGACCCTGGCCCTGGTCCTGACGGCGCAGTGGAACAAGAGGAGCGAGGGCGCGCGTTGTGGAAGGCCATCGACTCTTTGCCGGAGAGTCAGAAGGTCGCCACGGTCCTCGCTCGCTTCGGGAACCTGTCCTATGCCGAAATCGCCGAGGTGATGGAGACGACGGTCTCCGCCGTTGAGTCGATTCTGCACCGAGCCAAACGCCGACTGTACCGAGAGCTTTCGCATCTTTTGGAGGAAGGGCCGCAAGTTTGA
- the ptsP gene encoding phosphoenolpyruvate--protein phosphotransferase → MAGERHIRLRGLPLSPGLAIGHACLMGERLAIPQRTLAPGEASQELARLEAALAQTRRELLDIRDGVKKELGPREAEIFEAHLLFLDDPYLKREVEQRLFGERKGLEQAIAEVMEESERLLSAVEDPYLRERAIDVRDVGTRILRHLLGRSQQDFFAAHDEVVVVADELTPSQTVGLDRRKVKAFVTERGGATSHAAILARTMGVPLVSGVKDVQRRMAMGDRLIVDGYRGQVVINPTDDDEKAYRERRALLDGTARELAELATLPSQTVDGVHVALMANVGTVADVEWAMQTGAEGVGLFRTEVLFLDRDSFPPEEEQFAVYRQVVEMVAPRPVVIRTIDIGGDKFVRALPGLRGEANPYLGLRAVRLSLEHPEMFRVQLRAVLRAAAFGSAAILVPMISSVDEVRRVKALLRQAEEEVRAAGLPCAERLPLGVMIEIPSAALLAEAFVREADFVSVGTNDLIQYTLAVDRSNERVTNLYDPLNPGVLHLLKRVAEAAAAAGKEASLCGEMAGDPIYTEFLVGLGFRKLSMSPHFIPEVKRVVRAVDSREAAELAECVLGYVTSAEIRRLLLRSLRRKKLSGVVLH, encoded by the coding sequence ATGGCTGGTGAACGCCACATCCGCCTGCGCGGGCTGCCGCTCTCTCCCGGCTTGGCCATTGGTCACGCCTGCCTCATGGGCGAGCGACTTGCCATTCCGCAGCGCACTCTTGCTCCCGGAGAGGCAAGCCAGGAGCTGGCACGGCTGGAGGCTGCCCTGGCCCAAACGCGCCGTGAGCTGCTGGACATTCGCGATGGCGTAAAGAAAGAGCTGGGCCCTCGCGAGGCGGAGATTTTCGAGGCCCACCTCTTGTTTCTTGATGATCCCTACCTGAAGCGCGAGGTAGAGCAGAGGCTCTTCGGGGAGCGCAAAGGCCTGGAGCAGGCCATCGCCGAGGTGATGGAGGAGTCCGAGCGCCTGCTCAGCGCCGTGGAAGATCCCTATTTGCGGGAGCGGGCAATCGACGTGCGCGACGTGGGCACCCGCATCTTGCGCCACCTGTTGGGCCGTAGCCAGCAGGACTTTTTCGCTGCTCACGATGAAGTCGTTGTTGTTGCCGACGAGCTGACGCCCTCGCAAACAGTGGGGCTCGACCGCCGCAAGGTGAAGGCCTTTGTCACCGAAAGAGGCGGGGCTACGTCGCACGCTGCCATTCTGGCCAGAACCATGGGTGTGCCGCTTGTCTCGGGCGTAAAAGACGTGCAGCGGCGAATGGCCATGGGTGACCGACTTATCGTTGATGGCTATCGTGGCCAAGTCGTTATCAATCCCACCGACGATGACGAGAAGGCCTACCGGGAAAGGCGCGCTCTGTTGGACGGCACTGCCCGTGAACTGGCAGAGCTTGCCACGCTGCCTTCGCAGACCGTCGACGGCGTGCACGTCGCCTTGATGGCCAATGTGGGGACGGTGGCCGACGTCGAGTGGGCCATGCAGACAGGCGCCGAGGGGGTCGGGCTTTTCCGCACCGAGGTCCTGTTTCTGGATCGCGACTCCTTCCCTCCGGAGGAGGAGCAATTTGCCGTTTATCGCCAGGTGGTGGAAATGGTGGCGCCGCGCCCCGTGGTCATCCGCACCATCGACATCGGCGGCGACAAGTTCGTGCGGGCCCTGCCTGGTCTGCGTGGCGAGGCTAACCCGTACCTCGGACTGCGGGCGGTTCGTCTCTCCTTAGAGCACCCGGAGATGTTCAGAGTCCAATTGCGCGCGGTACTGCGCGCGGCAGCGTTCGGTTCCGCCGCCATCTTGGTGCCCATGATTTCGTCAGTGGACGAAGTCAGGCGCGTCAAGGCCCTCTTGCGCCAGGCGGAGGAGGAAGTGCGGGCCGCGGGCCTCCCGTGTGCAGAACGGCTGCCCTTGGGAGTGATGATCGAAATCCCCTCGGCCGCGCTGCTGGCGGAGGCCTTTGTGCGAGAGGCGGACTTTGTGAGCGTGGGTACCAACGACCTGATCCAATACACTCTGGCCGTAGACAGGAGCAATGAACGGGTCACCAACCTCTACGATCCCCTCAATCCAGGCGTCCTGCATCTTCTGAAGCGCGTCGCGGAGGCGGCTGCCGCGGCTGGCAAAGAGGCGAGTCTGTGTGGCGAGATGGCGGGCGACCCGATCTACACGGAGTTCCTCGTCGGTTTGGGTTTTCGCAAGCTCAGCATGAGTCCGCACTTTATCCCCGAGGTCAAGCGCGTGGTGCGCGCCGTGGATAGCCGCGAAGCGGCCGAGCTGGCCGAATGCGTGCTTGGTTACGTTACCTCCGCCGAGATCCGTCGCCTACTTCTGCGCTCCCTAAGGCGCAAGAAACTATCCGGGGTAGTGCTTCATTGA
- the kbl gene encoding glycine C-acetyltransferase, which yields MYEQLRSILQKRLAEVKESGLYKEERIITSPQGPQIRVRPGKEVLNFCANNYLGLSSHPKVIEAAHRALEERGYGLSSVRFICGTQDIHRELEERISDFLGTEDTILYSSCFDANGGLFETLLGPEDAVISDSLNHASIIDGIRLCKAERYRYQHNDMAALEEALVQAGNARVKLIATDGVFSMDGAIANLPAICDLAERHNAVVMVDDSHATGFLGARGRGTPEYHGVQGRVDIITSTLGKALGGASGGFTSGRKEIVDVLRQHSRPYLFSNTLSPVVVGTSLAVLDLLSEVDELRAKLWRNTAYFRSEIARLGFDVKPGEHPIVPIMLSRFPNDAQLAQVMARDLLEEGIYVVGFSYPVVPKGEARIRVQISAAHEQEHLDRALEAFAKVGRRHGVIQ from the coding sequence ATGTACGAACAACTGCGTTCGATTTTGCAGAAACGGCTTGCCGAAGTGAAAGAGTCAGGGCTGTACAAGGAGGAACGCATAATTACCTCGCCGCAAGGGCCGCAGATCCGCGTTCGCCCGGGCAAGGAGGTGCTGAACTTTTGTGCGAATAACTATCTCGGTCTGTCAAGCCACCCGAAGGTGATCGAGGCTGCCCACCGCGCCCTCGAGGAACGCGGCTACGGCTTGTCTTCGGTGCGCTTCATCTGCGGCACCCAGGACATTCATCGCGAGCTGGAAGAGCGGATTAGCGACTTTCTCGGCACCGAGGACACCATCCTTTACTCCTCGTGCTTCGACGCCAACGGTGGGTTGTTCGAGACGCTGCTTGGGCCGGAAGATGCAGTCATTTCCGACTCTCTGAACCACGCCTCCATCATCGACGGGATCCGCCTGTGCAAAGCGGAGCGCTACCGCTACCAACACAACGACATGGCTGCTTTGGAGGAGGCGCTGGTCCAAGCGGGCAACGCACGCGTCAAGCTGATTGCCACCGATGGCGTGTTCAGCATGGACGGTGCTATCGCCAATCTGCCAGCCATCTGTGATCTGGCGGAGCGCCACAACGCCGTGGTCATGGTGGATGACTCCCACGCGACGGGCTTCCTTGGCGCCCGTGGCCGCGGCACGCCCGAATATCATGGCGTACAAGGGAGGGTGGATATCATTACCAGCACCTTGGGCAAGGCCTTGGGGGGTGCTTCCGGCGGCTTTACCTCCGGGAGGAAGGAGATCGTCGATGTGCTGCGACAACACTCGCGGCCGTATCTCTTCTCCAACACCCTTTCGCCGGTGGTTGTGGGGACGTCCCTGGCAGTGCTGGATCTCCTTTCGGAGGTGGATGAATTGCGCGCGAAGCTGTGGCGCAACACTGCGTACTTCCGGAGCGAAATCGCCCGCCTCGGTTTTGATGTGAAGCCAGGAGAGCACCCCATTGTGCCGATTATGCTGAGCCGCTTTCCCAATGATGCGCAGTTGGCGCAGGTGATGGCCCGGGACCTCCTGGAGGAAGGGATCTACGTGGTGGGGTTCAGCTACCCAGTGGTGCCCAAGGGCGAGGCGCGCATTCGCGTCCAGATCTCGGCTGCTCATGAACAGGAACACCTCGACCGCGCGCTGGAGGCCTTTGCCAAGGTCGGCCGCCGGCACGGCGTGATTCAGTAG
- the kbl gene encoding glycine C-acetyltransferase encodes MAYGKARDYYGQELAKIREAGLYKEERYICSPQGAEIKVEFPKGAQTREVINFCANNYLGLSSHPRILEAARQGLEERGYGMSSVRFICGTQDIHRQLEEKLSHFLGTEDTILFASCLDANAAVFEALLGREDAVIADKLVHASIIDGIRLCSAQQFVYKHLDMEHLEEKLQEAQACRFRMIVTDGVFSMDGDIAPLDRICALADKYDAMVMVDDSHATGFVGKTGRGTHEYCGVMGRIDLITTTLGKALGGASGGCASGRKELVEMLRQRGRPYLFSNTVPPVIVSAGLAVLDLISETTERRDKLEKNTLYFRRRMKEAGFDIREGVHPIVPIMLYNAKLAQNMARDLYEEGIYVVGFFYPVVPQGQARIRVQISADHEQAHLDRAIDAFIKVGNKYNILGKGKKEIIEMYGM; translated from the coding sequence GTGGCATACGGCAAAGCGCGCGACTACTATGGGCAGGAGCTGGCCAAGATCCGTGAGGCCGGTCTGTACAAAGAGGAGCGCTACATCTGTTCCCCCCAGGGAGCCGAGATCAAGGTGGAATTCCCCAAGGGGGCGCAGACACGCGAGGTTATCAACTTCTGCGCCAACAACTACCTCGGCCTGTCCAGCCATCCGCGCATCTTAGAAGCGGCGCGCCAGGGCCTGGAGGAGCGCGGCTACGGGATGTCCTCGGTGCGCTTCATCTGTGGCACTCAGGACATCCATCGGCAGCTGGAAGAGAAGTTGAGCCACTTCCTCGGGACGGAGGACACGATCCTTTTCGCCTCCTGCCTGGATGCTAACGCCGCCGTGTTCGAAGCTCTGCTCGGCCGCGAAGATGCGGTGATCGCCGACAAGTTGGTGCACGCCTCGATCATTGACGGCATCCGCCTGTGTAGTGCCCAGCAGTTTGTGTACAAGCACCTCGACATGGAGCACCTTGAGGAGAAACTCCAGGAAGCACAGGCCTGCCGGTTCCGCATGATTGTCACCGACGGAGTGTTCTCCATGGATGGCGACATCGCGCCCCTGGACCGAATCTGCGCGCTTGCCGACAAATACGACGCCATGGTGATGGTGGACGATTCTCATGCTACCGGTTTCGTCGGCAAGACTGGTCGTGGTACCCACGAGTACTGCGGGGTCATGGGCCGTATAGACCTCATCACCACAACCTTAGGCAAGGCCCTGGGGGGTGCATCGGGCGGGTGCGCCAGTGGCCGCAAGGAGCTGGTCGAGATGCTCCGTCAACGCGGGCGTCCTTACCTTTTCTCCAACACTGTGCCACCGGTAATTGTTTCGGCAGGGCTGGCGGTGCTCGATCTGATCTCCGAGACGACTGAGCGCCGGGACAAGTTGGAGAAGAATACGCTGTACTTCCGCCGCCGGATGAAGGAGGCTGGATTCGACATCCGCGAGGGTGTACACCCCATCGTGCCGATCATGCTCTACAACGCCAAGTTGGCCCAGAACATGGCGCGCGACCTCTACGAAGAGGGCATTTACGTGGTCGGGTTCTTCTATCCGGTGGTGCCTCAAGGTCAGGCGCGCATCCGCGTGCAGATTTCCGCTGACCACGAGCAAGCGCATTTGGACCGGGCCATCGATGCCTTCATCAAGGTTGGCAACAAGTACAACATTCTCGGCAAAGGAAAGAAGGAAATCATCGAGATGTACGGGATGTGA
- a CDS encoding acyl carrier protein has product MEEMKKLIIDFIKKEYLDEADDTEITETTPLISGGIVDSFSMVSLKTFLEKQYNIQIPDAKVTPETFDTVNGIVSLVNELRG; this is encoded by the coding sequence ATGGAGGAGATGAAGAAGCTCATCATCGACTTTATCAAGAAGGAGTACCTCGATGAGGCCGACGACACGGAGATCACCGAGACGACCCCTCTGATCTCCGGTGGGATCGTTGACTCTTTCTCGATGGTCTCGCTGAAGACCTTTCTGGAGAAGCAGTACAACATCCAGATCCCAGACGCCAAGGTCACCCCAGAAACGTTCGACACCGTCAACGGCATTGTTTCTTTGGTGAACGAGCTGCGAGGTTAG
- a CDS encoding holo-ACP synthase — translation MVVGVGIDIIEIARVDEQVRRHGERFLSRVFAPEEVAYCEGMAHRAQHYAVRFAAKEATFKALGTGWQDGLSWQDVVLVNDHRGRPSVNLRGRAQELAAQQGVTKVHVSVSHSKEFAAAVVLLERG, via the coding sequence ATGGTCGTTGGCGTGGGGATTGATATCATCGAGATCGCGCGGGTGGACGAGCAAGTGCGGCGTCATGGCGAACGGTTCTTGAGCCGCGTGTTTGCCCCGGAAGAAGTGGCCTATTGCGAAGGCATGGCGCATCGCGCGCAACACTACGCAGTACGATTTGCCGCCAAAGAGGCCACTTTCAAGGCCCTCGGCACCGGCTGGCAGGATGGCTTGTCGTGGCAGGACGTGGTGCTGGTGAATGACCATCGGGGTAGGCCCTCGGTGAACCTGCGCGGCAGAGCCCAAGAACTCGCCGCGCAGCAGGGGGTAACCAAGGTGCACGTCTCTGTGTCACACTCGAAGGAGTTTGCTGCAGCGGTAGTGCTCCTGGAGAGGGGATAG
- the tdh gene encoding L-threonine 3-dehydrogenase → MAQKMKAVVKTKPGPGAEYLEVAIPQCGPDEVLVKVHATSICGTDLHIYEWNEWAASRIKTPQIMGHELAGEVVEVGKNVHSVKVGDRISAETHIPCGHCYQCRTGRMAICRNMKIFGVDRDGVFAEYAVVPEVDVIKNDPAVPYEFASVQEPLGNAVDTVLSEDVAGKTVAVMGAGPVGLFGIAVARASGASAIYVTEVNDYRLDLARKLGATKTFNPRTTDVVAEIIEATDGNGVDVAIEMSGNAEALRQALKVTTPGGRVSILGLYNGNVTLDLNNDVVFKALRIYGVTGRTMFQTWYKSAGFIKSGLIDLRTIITHTFPLAEFAKGMQLMAEGNCGKIVLLP, encoded by the coding sequence ATGGCACAGAAGATGAAAGCAGTGGTGAAGACGAAACCAGGCCCGGGGGCCGAGTATCTCGAAGTGGCTATTCCACAATGCGGGCCGGACGAAGTGCTTGTCAAGGTACACGCCACTTCGATCTGTGGCACGGATTTGCACATCTACGAGTGGAACGAGTGGGCAGCCAGCCGTATCAAGACGCCGCAAATCATGGGTCACGAACTGGCGGGCGAAGTGGTCGAGGTGGGCAAGAACGTCCACTCCGTGAAGGTGGGCGACAGGATTTCTGCCGAGACGCACATCCCTTGTGGGCATTGCTACCAGTGTCGCACTGGGCGTATGGCGATATGTCGGAACATGAAAATCTTCGGCGTGGATCGCGACGGGGTGTTTGCCGAGTACGCAGTGGTACCGGAAGTAGACGTGATCAAGAATGACCCGGCGGTGCCCTATGAGTTTGCCTCGGTGCAGGAGCCTTTGGGCAATGCCGTGGACACTGTCCTTTCTGAAGACGTGGCCGGCAAGACAGTGGCAGTGATGGGCGCGGGCCCGGTGGGCCTGTTCGGTATCGCTGTGGCGCGCGCTTCTGGGGCCTCGGCCATCTATGTGACTGAGGTCAATGATTACCGACTCGACCTTGCCCGCAAGCTCGGCGCGACCAAGACCTTCAACCCCCGTACCACCGACGTCGTGGCTGAGATCATCGAAGCCACCGATGGCAACGGGGTGGACGTTGCCATCGAGATGTCGGGCAACGCGGAAGCACTGCGCCAGGCCCTGAAAGTGACCACTCCCGGCGGCCGAGTCTCCATTCTGGGTCTGTACAACGGCAATGTCACGCTGGATCTCAACAATGATGTTGTTTTCAAGGCACTGCGAATCTACGGAGTGACCGGCCGCACCATGTTCCAGACCTGGTACAAGAGCGCAGGTTTTATCAAGAGCGGCCTCATCGACCTGAGGACGATCATCACCCACACCTTTCCGCTGGCGGAGTTCGCCAAGGGGATGCAGCTCATGGCAGAGGGTAATTGCGGCAAGATCGTGCTCCTGCCGTAG